From Chlorocebus sabaeus isolate Y175 chromosome 15, mChlSab1.0.hap1, whole genome shotgun sequence, the proteins below share one genomic window:
- the LOC103241834 gene encoding uncharacterized protein, whose translation MYPLRAGRRAMLSELRARPAPLLLLTSVLSETLAAKGDHISFVIGPFRPRLGPPSDPEPRGWRLLSGALESVEPATAPRGELGSRVANAAGSRPRHLLSETNRRSGRGWPRPRCAYRALLSPCPGLLGLCTTPPIRVACARARPLFLCFAASSSSSSSSSSSSSLQYAGYWD comes from the coding sequence ATGTACCCGCTCCGCGCGGGCCGTCGTGCAATGCTATCCGAGCTCCGCGCGCGCCCTgcgcccctcctcctcctcacgtCCGTCCTCTCTGAAACCTTGGCAGCGAAGGGGGATCACATTTCCTTTGTCATTGGGCCATTTCGCCCTCGCCTTGGTCCCCCCTCCGATCCCGAGCCTCGGGGATGGAGGCTCCTCTCAGGCGCGCTGGAATCAGTGGAACCGGCAACAGCCCCGCGCGGCGAGCTCGGGAGCCGCGTGGCCAACGCCGCCGGCTCGCGCCCGCGTCATCTTCTTTCTGAAACGAATCGCCGATCCGGACGCGGGTGGCCTCGGCCGCGCTGCGCCTACCGGGCTTTGCTCTCGCCGTGCCCCGGCCTCCTGGGGCTTTGCACAACTCCCCCAATTCGGgttgcgtgcgcgcgcgcgcgccccctctttctctgctttgccgcctcttcctcctcctcctcctcctcctcctcctcctcgtctcTTCAGTACGCCGGTTATTGGGACTGA